The following coding sequences lie in one Mycobacterium gordonae genomic window:
- a CDS encoding acyl carrier protein gives MRERILTAVCDVLYIDEAELHDGDRTDLRDLGLDSVRFVLLMKKLGVDRESDVPSRLAGDLSIAGWVRELENLCERA, from the coding sequence ATCAGGGAGAGGATTCTCACTGCGGTGTGCGATGTCTTGTACATAGATGAAGCGGAACTGCACGATGGCGACCGCACCGATCTTCGGGACCTCGGGCTGGATTCCGTCCGCTTTGTGCTGCTGATGAAGAAGCTGGGCGTGGACCGGGAATCCGACGTGCCGTCCCGCCTGGCAGGTGATCTCTCGATCGCTGGATGGGTTCGGGAGCTGGAGAATCTGTGTGAGCGCGCCTGA
- a CDS encoding PPE family protein gives MALPPEEHSALLHAGLGPGSMLLAAQQWRELSGHYSVAAAELSQLLADVQDGSWQGSSAARYVAAHGPYLAWLEQAAADSASAAAQHETAAVAYSAAVAAMPTLAELAANHAVHGVLVATNFFGVNTVPIALNEADYVRMWIQAAETMTGYQAATTGALAATPTTPPAPPIRAAGAETQAAPAAPSDWIAQLIADLEQLIANPYQFFLNFFQQLGFSPATTVVLAVIALFLYDLLWYPYYASYSLLLLPFFTPALSALSVLRLLLPFLNSELPAGLVPVTAAAGAAPHVDSITNVVVAPTLTTASASSSPAGNPAPSVTASAPATTPTPASAISYAVPGLTPPGVGAGPRVGAKAPASMPDAVDAAAPARLAAARAQSRRRRRVTVGVRGHRDEFLDATMEMDDDPTSGSESEPSSVGARGAGGLGFTGTAATRAQAPSGITQLTSDGSSVTAPLLPATWPTDANLGRR, from the coding sequence ATGGCCCTGCCTCCGGAGGAGCATTCGGCCCTGTTGCATGCCGGGCTGGGTCCAGGATCGATGCTGCTCGCCGCTCAACAGTGGCGAGAACTCAGCGGTCACTACAGTGTCGCGGCCGCCGAGTTGAGCCAGCTGCTCGCCGACGTGCAGGACGGCAGCTGGCAGGGCAGCAGCGCTGCCAGGTATGTCGCCGCGCACGGGCCTTACCTCGCGTGGCTCGAACAGGCGGCCGCCGACAGCGCGAGCGCCGCCGCACAGCACGAAACGGCTGCCGTCGCATATAGCGCCGCCGTCGCCGCCATGCCGACCCTGGCCGAATTAGCGGCCAATCATGCAGTTCACGGCGTCCTGGTCGCCACGAACTTCTTCGGCGTGAACACCGTCCCCATCGCCCTTAACGAGGCCGACTACGTCCGAATGTGGATCCAAGCCGCCGAGACCATGACCGGTTATCAGGCCGCCACCACGGGGGCGTTGGCGGCAACGCCGACGACTCCACCGGCACCCCCCATCCGGGCGGCCGGTGCGGAGACTCAAGCAGCCCCGGCGGCCCCGTCGGATTGGATCGCGCAACTCATCGCGGATCTGGAACAGCTCATCGCCAACCCGTATCAGTTTTTCCTGAACTTTTTCCAGCAACTCGGGTTCAGTCCCGCCACCACCGTTGTCCTGGCGGTGATCGCGCTGTTCCTGTACGACCTGCTCTGGTACCCGTACTACGCCTCGTATTCCCTTCTGCTGCTGCCGTTTTTCACACCCGCCCTGAGCGCACTGAGCGTGCTCAGGCTGCTGCTTCCCTTCCTGAACAGCGAGCTGCCGGCGGGTCTGGTGCCGGTAACCGCCGCAGCGGGTGCTGCCCCTCATGTCGATTCGATCACGAACGTCGTTGTCGCGCCTACTCTTACGACAGCGTCCGCATCCAGCTCGCCGGCCGGTAATCCAGCGCCTAGCGTGACGGCGTCGGCCCCGGCGACCACCCCGACGCCGGCGTCTGCGATCAGTTACGCCGTGCCCGGCCTGACACCGCCCGGGGTCGGCGCCGGCCCCAGAGTGGGAGCCAAGGCGCCGGCCAGTATGCCGGACGCCGTCGACGCCGCGGCGCCAGCCCGGCTCGCCGCCGCGCGAGCCCAGAGTCGGCGCCGGCGAAGGGTCACGGTCGGAGTGCGGGGCCACCGGGACGAGTTCCTCGATGCCACAATGGAAATGGACGATGACCCCACGTCCGGCTCGGAGTCCGAGCCGAGCTCCGTAGGCGCGCGGGGAGCAGGTGGGCTCGGCTTCACCGGTACCGCGGCGACAAGGGCCCAAGCGCCGTCAGGAATCACCCAGCTGACTTCCGACGGGTCGAGCGTCACCGCCCCACTGCTGCCTGCCACGTGGCCGACCGACGCGAACCTCGGACGCCGATGA
- a CDS encoding FcoT family thioesterase produces MSTITLSPSALTRTEFSDISDTAFIDEHLLVKVLDPYEYKGCRYLIDASYRATADSVLAYGNFSISEPAYIRSTGHFNAAELILCFNQLAYSAFAPAILNEEIPVLRGWSISDYFDHQLPSMLIKNTASRFKRMIHAQKFSARLLCQDFEVIDRNLRYLSIKCAIEFWDEYGGTASGEVELAALNIP; encoded by the coding sequence ATGAGTACCATCACTTTGTCCCCTTCCGCGCTGACGCGAACCGAATTCTCCGATATCAGCGACACCGCTTTCATCGATGAGCATTTGCTGGTCAAGGTGCTCGACCCGTACGAATACAAAGGCTGCCGTTACCTCATCGACGCGAGTTACCGGGCCACGGCGGACTCGGTACTCGCCTACGGGAATTTCAGTATCAGTGAGCCCGCCTATATCCGAAGCACCGGCCACTTCAATGCCGCGGAACTAATTCTGTGCTTCAACCAGCTCGCGTACAGCGCTTTCGCGCCGGCGATCCTCAACGAGGAGATCCCGGTGCTTCGGGGCTGGTCGATCTCCGACTACTTCGACCACCAGCTGCCCAGCATGTTGATCAAGAACACCGCCTCGCGTTTCAAGAGAATGATTCACGCCCAGAAGTTCTCGGCGCGGCTGCTCTGCCAGGACTTCGAGGTGATCGATCGGAATCTGCGTTACCTCTCGATCAAGTGCGCGATCGAGTTCTGGGACGAATACGGCGGCACCGCGTCCGGCGAAGTCGAGCTGGCAGCCCTCAACATCCCGTAA
- the scoE gene encoding (3R)-3-[(carboxymethyl)amino]fatty acid oxygenase/decarboxylase has translation MTLNVKGEGLGAQVTGLDPANLHDLSTEEIREIVYVNKLVVLKDVHPTPEQFIALGRIVGQIVPYYEPVYHHHEHPEIFVSSTEEGQGVPKTGAFWHIDYMFMPEPFAFSMVLPLTVPGPDRGTYFIDLTEVWESLPATAQDPVRGTFSTHDPRRHIKIRPRDVYRPIGEVWDEINRTTPPIKWPTVIRHPHTGQEILYICATGTTKIEDHAGNLLDPVILHGLMEATGQLDTEYTSPFIHTQHYEVGDIILWDNRALMHRAKHGTAAGHLTTHRLTMLDGLKTPGYAV, from the coding sequence ATGACACTTAATGTGAAAGGCGAGGGACTCGGTGCTCAGGTCACCGGACTGGATCCCGCAAACCTGCATGATCTGTCCACCGAGGAAATTCGTGAGATCGTGTACGTCAATAAACTGGTCGTCCTCAAAGACGTCCATCCGACTCCGGAACAATTCATCGCGCTCGGCCGGATAGTCGGACAAATCGTGCCTTACTACGAACCCGTCTATCATCACCATGAGCACCCGGAAATCTTCGTTTCGTCCACCGAGGAAGGGCAGGGCGTTCCGAAGACCGGCGCATTCTGGCACATCGACTACATGTTCATGCCGGAGCCGTTCGCGTTCTCCATGGTGCTGCCGCTGACCGTGCCGGGTCCCGACCGGGGTACCTACTTCATCGACCTCACCGAGGTATGGGAGTCGCTGCCGGCCACAGCGCAGGACCCGGTTCGGGGCACCTTCAGCACCCACGATCCCCGGCGCCACATCAAGATTCGGCCGCGTGACGTCTACCGGCCGATCGGCGAGGTCTGGGACGAGATCAACCGAACCACGCCCCCGATCAAGTGGCCGACGGTGATCCGCCACCCGCACACTGGGCAGGAAATCCTCTACATCTGCGCAACCGGCACCACGAAGATCGAGGACCACGCCGGGAACCTGCTCGACCCGGTCATTCTGCACGGCCTGATGGAGGCGACGGGCCAACTCGACACCGAATACACATCGCCTTTTATTCACACCCAGCACTACGAAGTCGGCGACATCATTTTGTGGGACAACCGTGCTCTCATGCACCGCGCAAAACACGGCACGGCCGCAGGTCATCTGACGACCCACCGGCTGACGATGCTGGACGGACTCAAGACACCGGGATATGCGGTATGA
- the fadD10 gene encoding fatty acid--CoA ligase FadD10, which produces MSHLPSTVLERVFERARQRPQAIALRRCDGKSALRYAELVSEVNALAAALRAQSVSPGSRILVLSDNGPETYLSVLACAKLGAIAVLADGSLPPATIDRFGEITDPSAMLVAPGSRAELSALSQKLHSIPAVEVELNTHAGNIASSLDDYRCPERGADDPLAMIFTSGTTGEPKAVLLANRTFYAVQDILRESGLNWVSWVDGETTYSPLPATHIGGLWWILTCLMRGGLCITGGENTTSLLEILSTNEVATTCVVPTLLSKLIAELKATDEKVPSLRLLGYGGSRAIAADVRFIEALGVRTAQVYGLSETGCTALCLPTDEDSIGKIEAGAVGLPYPGVEVYLAGPDGSGPTQGAAPGASFGTLWIKSPANMLGYWNNPERTREVLVDGWVNTGDLLERHEDGFFYIKGRSSEMFICGGVNIAPDEVDRIAEGAEGVREAACYEIPDPEFGALVGLAVVPSAELDEPAARKLKQLIAARFRHQSESMARPSTIAIVSEIPRTQSGKVMRASLAASVGTIGVAARG; this is translated from the coding sequence ATGTCTCACTTACCATCAACCGTCCTGGAACGAGTTTTCGAGCGGGCACGGCAGCGGCCGCAGGCAATCGCCCTCCGCCGGTGCGACGGCAAGAGCGCGCTGCGGTATGCCGAACTGGTGTCCGAAGTGAACGCGCTTGCCGCGGCACTTCGCGCGCAGTCGGTCTCCCCGGGTTCTCGCATACTTGTCCTCTCGGACAACGGACCCGAGACCTACCTGTCGGTACTGGCCTGCGCGAAACTCGGAGCGATCGCTGTCCTGGCCGACGGCAGTCTGCCGCCGGCCACCATCGATCGTTTCGGCGAAATCACCGACCCGAGCGCAATGCTCGTCGCACCCGGGAGCAGGGCCGAGTTGTCCGCGCTGTCACAGAAGCTGCACTCTATACCGGCGGTGGAGGTCGAACTCAACACCCACGCCGGGAACATCGCCTCCTCGCTTGACGATTACCGATGCCCGGAACGTGGTGCCGACGATCCGCTGGCCATGATCTTCACCAGCGGGACTACCGGCGAGCCGAAGGCCGTACTCCTGGCCAACCGCACCTTCTACGCCGTCCAGGACATCCTGCGTGAATCCGGCCTGAACTGGGTCAGTTGGGTGGACGGTGAGACCACCTACTCGCCGCTGCCGGCGACCCACATCGGCGGATTGTGGTGGATACTGACCTGTTTGATGCGCGGCGGGCTGTGCATCACCGGCGGTGAGAACACCACTTCGTTGCTGGAGATCCTCAGCACGAACGAGGTCGCGACGACTTGTGTGGTCCCGACCTTGCTGTCCAAACTGATCGCCGAACTGAAGGCAACCGACGAGAAGGTGCCGTCGCTGCGCCTGCTCGGGTATGGCGGGTCACGGGCGATCGCGGCCGACGTCCGGTTCATCGAGGCGCTGGGCGTGCGCACCGCGCAGGTCTACGGTCTGAGCGAAACGGGTTGCACCGCTTTATGTCTGCCGACCGACGAAGATTCGATCGGCAAGATCGAGGCGGGTGCGGTGGGACTTCCCTATCCCGGAGTCGAGGTGTATCTGGCAGGTCCGGACGGATCCGGGCCCACACAGGGTGCGGCACCGGGCGCATCCTTCGGCACACTCTGGATCAAGTCTCCGGCAAACATGTTGGGGTACTGGAATAATCCCGAGCGCACCCGGGAGGTTCTCGTCGACGGATGGGTCAACACCGGCGACCTGCTCGAGCGTCACGAGGACGGCTTCTTCTACATCAAGGGCAGATCGTCGGAGATGTTCATCTGCGGTGGTGTGAACATCGCGCCCGATGAGGTCGACCGGATCGCGGAAGGCGCCGAGGGTGTCCGCGAAGCCGCGTGCTACGAAATTCCGGACCCGGAATTCGGGGCCCTGGTAGGTCTGGCTGTGGTGCCGTCGGCGGAGCTGGACGAGCCGGCAGCCCGCAAGCTCAAGCAATTGATCGCGGCACGCTTCCGGCACCAGTCGGAGTCGATGGCGCGACCCTCGACGATCGCCATCGTCTCCGAGATCCCACGAACCCAGTCCGGCAAGGTGATGCGGGCCTCACTGGCCGCTTCGGTCGGCACCATCGGGGTGGCCGCTCGTGGCTGA
- a CDS encoding zf-HC2 domain-containing protein, whose product MDCEVAREALSARLDGEREPVPSVRVDQHLDECAACREWFDQVGLQARQLRRLVESRPVIAPVGPIGVQRATRRRRFALSWQRWALLGVGAAQIVLAVVQGTGLDVGLHHGMDGTNHLLHESTAWSVALGVAMVVAALWPAAAAGLAGVLTAFVAVLAVYVAVDAASGAVTLGRILTHLPVVLGAVLAAIVWRITPAPGPTPQAAEPDIVLPDNASRGRRRGHLWPTDGSAA is encoded by the coding sequence ATGGATTGCGAGGTGGCGCGCGAAGCGCTGTCGGCGCGGCTCGACGGCGAGCGCGAGCCCGTTCCGTCGGTCCGGGTCGATCAACACCTTGACGAGTGCGCTGCTTGTCGCGAATGGTTTGACCAAGTCGGTCTTCAGGCCCGTCAGCTGCGCCGCCTGGTGGAGTCCCGGCCGGTCATCGCGCCGGTGGGCCCGATCGGCGTTCAGCGGGCGACACGACGGCGACGCTTCGCACTGAGTTGGCAGCGCTGGGCATTGCTGGGCGTCGGCGCTGCCCAGATCGTCCTGGCAGTCGTGCAGGGCACGGGCCTAGACGTGGGGTTGCACCACGGGATGGACGGCACCAACCATCTGCTCCACGAGTCCACGGCATGGTCCGTCGCCCTTGGGGTCGCCATGGTGGTCGCCGCGCTGTGGCCGGCCGCGGCCGCCGGCCTCGCCGGTGTACTGACGGCGTTCGTCGCCGTGCTGGCCGTCTACGTCGCCGTCGATGCGGCCTCGGGTGCCGTCACCCTCGGACGGATCCTGACCCACCTGCCGGTGGTGCTGGGCGCGGTCCTGGCGGCCATTGTGTGGCGAATCACCCCGGCGCCCGGGCCGACGCCGCAGGCCGCCGAACCCGATATCGTGTTGCCGGACAACGCGTCCCGGGGCCGCCGTCGGGGTCATCTGTGGCCCACGGACGGCTCTGCCGCCTGA
- a CDS encoding class I SAM-dependent methyltransferase, which yields MPAFDARHLDGISETALLTLHQRATEAARPDGVIDDPMAIALRDRIDYDYQHFGRTHQATALRALAFDNAAREFLTTHPRATIVALAEGLQTSFWRLDNGELSWLSVDLEPIVQIREQLLPASERLRYCAQSALDYSWMDRVDAGNGVLITAEGLLQYFDRATVFDLIEACARRFPGGRLVFDSIPWLLSVYSRRRGFKLSEFYTAPPMPFWFTANHYAELSAVPGVHAVRELPAPLARGRFLPKVVALTYRLSAFDRLRAPNTLVEFR from the coding sequence ATGCCAGCGTTCGACGCCCGTCACCTCGACGGGATATCCGAGACCGCACTGCTCACGCTGCATCAGCGAGCCACCGAGGCCGCCCGGCCGGACGGCGTCATCGACGATCCGATGGCCATCGCCTTGCGCGACCGCATCGACTACGACTACCAGCATTTCGGCCGGACCCATCAGGCGACGGCCCTGCGGGCGCTGGCTTTCGACAACGCCGCACGCGAATTCCTGACCACCCACCCGCGAGCGACTATCGTCGCGCTGGCCGAAGGGCTGCAGACCAGCTTCTGGCGCCTCGACAACGGCGAACTGAGCTGGCTGTCGGTGGATCTCGAGCCGATCGTGCAGATACGCGAACAGCTGTTGCCGGCATCCGAGCGGTTGCGGTATTGCGCCCAGTCCGCACTCGATTACTCATGGATGGATCGGGTGGATGCCGGCAACGGCGTGCTGATCACCGCCGAAGGTCTGCTCCAATATTTCGACCGAGCAACCGTATTCGATCTGATCGAGGCCTGCGCCCGCCGATTTCCCGGCGGCCGGTTGGTCTTTGACAGCATTCCGTGGCTGCTGAGCGTGTATTCCAGGCGGCGCGGCTTCAAACTCAGCGAGTTCTACACGGCGCCGCCGATGCCCTTCTGGTTCACCGCCAACCACTACGCCGAATTGTCTGCTGTGCCCGGGGTCCACGCGGTTCGAGAGCTGCCGGCACCGTTGGCGCGCGGTCGGTTCCTCCCCAAGGTGGTCGCGCTCACCTACCGGCTTTCTGCGTTCGACCGGCTCCGGGCCCCCAACACGCTCGTCGAATTCAGATAG